One genomic segment of Coraliomargarita parva includes these proteins:
- a CDS encoding P-loop ATPase, Sll1717 family — protein sequence RRQLPTTNNNIQQPSSLDFHPKLHWTTSKQSLQPVQGSGPLHISGSEKEQISFSETRFQQNLRYIQMKFESALGQLKLQKNHLVFIDGIDIRPPDIGHKHYLDCIKGLANAVWSINQDIFSQFRDTKGRMRIVLLVRPDIFDSLGLQNQNTKLRDNSILLDWRTSYAEHRSSTIFEAADRILGDDQGEKLNDGDAWDYYFPYNASNVNTEMKNLTSFIGFLRYSLHRPRDIITMLSLLQEDAIDKGRHNKHFIEDADFNHPDFRSKYALYLLGEVKDQILFYYRPDEYELFLRFFEYLGGRPKFNYEEFILAYENIRIYVRKSKKRSPFFLRTAQDFLQFLYTLNIISFKEEAEDGQKYIRWCFRERSYSNISPKVRTDSEYEIHYGLKSALNLGKPIKTKPTRR from the coding sequence GCGAAGGCAGCTGCCCACCACCAATAACAACATCCAACAACCTTCCAGTCTGGACTTCCATCCGAAGCTCCACTGGACTACATCTAAACAATCACTGCAACCTGTCCAAGGTTCGGGTCCACTTCATATCTCGGGTTCCGAGAAGGAGCAGATTTCTTTTTCAGAAACGCGCTTCCAACAAAATCTAAGATACATCCAGATGAAGTTCGAATCAGCTTTGGGGCAGCTAAAACTTCAGAAGAACCACTTGGTATTCATTGACGGAATCGACATTCGCCCTCCCGACATAGGACATAAGCATTATCTAGATTGCATAAAAGGTTTAGCTAATGCGGTATGGTCGATAAATCAGGATATCTTCTCACAATTCAGAGACACAAAGGGAAGGATGCGAATCGTCCTTCTGGTTCGGCCTGATATTTTTGATTCACTCGGCCTTCAGAATCAGAATACAAAATTGAGAGACAACTCAATCTTGCTTGACTGGAGAACTTCTTACGCGGAACACCGTAGCTCCACAATTTTTGAAGCTGCGGATCGCATCCTTGGTGACGATCAGGGAGAAAAGCTGAATGATGGGGATGCGTGGGACTATTACTTTCCATACAACGCATCGAATGTGAATACAGAGATGAAAAACCTAACCTCATTCATTGGATTTCTTAGGTATTCACTACACAGACCTCGTGATATCATTACAATGCTGTCTCTCTTGCAAGAGGATGCGATCGATAAAGGACGACACAATAAACACTTCATTGAAGATGCAGACTTCAACCACCCGGACTTCAGATCAAAATATGCCCTTTATCTGCTGGGTGAGGTAAAAGATCAGATATTGTTTTATTATAGACCAGATGAGTATGAACTATTCTTGAGATTTTTTGAATACCTAGGAGGTAGACCAAAATTCAACTATGAAGAATTTATTTTGGCGTATGAGAATATCCGAATATATGTTAGGAAATCAAAGAAGCGCTCACCTTTCTTCTTAAGGACTGCGCAAGATTTCCTACAATTTCTCTACACTCTAAACATTATTTCATTTAAAGAAGAAGCTGAGGACGGCCAGAAGTATATAAGGTGGTGTTTTCGCGAGCGAAGTTATTCTAACATATCTCCGAAAGTTAGAACTGACTCAGAGTATGAGATCCACTACGGATTGAAAAGTGCTCTCAACTTAGGGAAGCCCATTAAAACAAAGCCAACTAGAAGGTAG
- a CDS encoding PfkB family carbohydrate kinase, protein MNSRIYSDVSELTQLSEAISIAGRKSVSRVLSGICGFDGFIDTFIRMESPGSMAEFGPKVLAAAGIAASYTVQHKGDKFGGNGPLLTAALNDLHQGAIDLQYIGALGDPEVLPIYKEALGDKTKQLYTLAEPAHSDCLEFTDGKVMLCDLRTCSDITWERLMDRVGLAAIDDMLRSADFIAAVNWGKLPNVGGIWKQLALRHQSLGLSAKKLVFFMDLAEFEQRPLEDRLELIELVSEISEHCSTMLSLNLKEAWQLADSFGGHFHGQKKPEEVADLAGFLRVNIQADRIIIHPNDGAACASSEGVVFVPGPYCREPLISTGAGDNFGAGCIAGALMGLDDAGMLLVGNSTSGYFVRSGRTPSMPHIAQFLQAWQSNRLQERL, encoded by the coding sequence ATGAACTCTAGAATCTATTCCGACGTCTCCGAACTCACGCAACTGAGCGAGGCGATTTCGATCGCCGGACGAAAGTCTGTGAGTCGGGTCCTCTCGGGAATCTGCGGGTTTGACGGGTTCATCGATACCTTCATCCGCATGGAGTCTCCGGGGAGTATGGCTGAATTTGGCCCAAAGGTTCTGGCCGCCGCTGGAATCGCTGCCTCCTATACCGTGCAGCACAAAGGCGATAAATTCGGGGGCAACGGACCCTTGCTGACGGCAGCGCTGAATGATCTCCATCAGGGTGCGATTGATCTTCAGTATATCGGCGCCTTGGGCGATCCGGAAGTTCTGCCGATTTACAAGGAAGCCTTGGGGGACAAAACGAAACAGCTCTATACGCTCGCCGAACCGGCCCATAGTGACTGTTTGGAGTTTACCGACGGTAAAGTGATGCTCTGCGATTTGCGCACTTGCAGTGACATCACTTGGGAGCGGCTGATGGACCGGGTTGGTCTGGCTGCGATCGACGACATGCTTCGATCCGCGGATTTTATCGCCGCAGTCAATTGGGGGAAATTACCGAATGTTGGCGGCATTTGGAAGCAGTTGGCCTTACGCCACCAATCGCTGGGGCTTTCAGCCAAGAAGCTCGTCTTCTTCATGGACTTGGCCGAGTTTGAGCAGCGACCGTTGGAAGACCGGCTGGAATTGATCGAGCTCGTCTCTGAAATCTCCGAACACTGCAGCACGATGCTTAGTCTTAACCTGAAGGAAGCTTGGCAACTAGCCGACAGTTTTGGCGGTCATTTTCATGGGCAGAAGAAACCCGAAGAAGTGGCTGATCTGGCGGGCTTTCTCCGAGTAAATATTCAAGCCGACCGGATTATAATTCACCCGAACGACGGGGCGGCTTGTGCCTCCTCTGAGGGTGTTGTCTTCGTGCCCGGGCCCTACTGCCGAGAACCTCTGATCTCGACCGGAGCTGGTGACAATTTCGGAGCGGGATGCATAGCTGGAGCGCTCATGGGCTTGGATGATGCCGGCATGCTGCTAGTCGGTAACTCTACGAGTGGCTATTTCGTTCGCTCGGGCAGGACACCCTCAATGCCGCATATTGCTCAATTCCTACAGGCTTGGCAATCAAACCGATTGCAGGAACGACTTTAG
- a CDS encoding carbohydrate porin → MNTMKTPLLVTSLCLATSSITLADYVDSGPILERDRLTGDWGGARSSLEESGIKPFLYYDAIVGANVSGGIQDDEEFTGQVYAGLDFDLEKLFGWDRTTMKLSMVNRHGDSVSSNVGGIYDPMTIYGGPDGQKTILYQIAIDTYLTDNLSLKFGRDSQDSDFANDDLYRYSLSTSINGPIRAMMLNQPQIVSFPLGLWHARLKYEHSEEHTFKFGVYQNSQDIWENIPGTDFGWDDDEGLTFMAQYDWTPTIYDRPAQLYVGIAHAEVDYTKFSGGDANSSSRIYGHFDFQPVEDLTLFVFGAYTDQDDLAMLPLQVSAGANYRGLIPGRDDDRTVAFVTYGQLSDEYGDSIGQDLDYEMVYEVGHRIQLTPAFYIQPAIQYIQNPGGTGDIDDAVVLGAWIGASF, encoded by the coding sequence ATGAATACGATGAAAACACCCTTACTTGTCACATCCTTGTGCCTTGCGACGTCAAGTATCACTCTGGCAGATTATGTCGACTCCGGCCCCATTCTTGAACGTGATCGTTTGACCGGCGATTGGGGCGGTGCCCGCAGCAGCCTTGAAGAATCCGGCATCAAACCCTTCCTCTACTATGATGCCATTGTCGGCGCCAATGTCTCCGGTGGCATCCAAGACGACGAGGAATTCACCGGTCAGGTTTACGCCGGACTGGATTTCGATCTGGAGAAGCTCTTTGGTTGGGATCGCACGACCATGAAGCTTTCGATGGTCAATCGCCATGGAGACAGTGTATCCTCAAATGTTGGAGGAATTTACGATCCGATGACGATCTACGGCGGCCCCGACGGTCAAAAGACCATCCTGTATCAAATCGCGATTGATACCTATCTGACCGATAATCTCTCCTTGAAATTCGGACGCGACAGTCAGGACTCGGATTTCGCCAATGATGACCTGTATCGTTATTCGCTGAGCACCTCTATTAACGGTCCGATCCGTGCGATGATGTTGAATCAGCCTCAAATCGTATCCTTCCCACTTGGATTGTGGCATGCGCGGCTCAAGTATGAGCATAGCGAAGAGCACACATTCAAATTCGGTGTTTACCAGAATAGTCAGGATATCTGGGAAAACATCCCCGGGACGGACTTTGGTTGGGACGATGATGAAGGCCTGACCTTCATGGCTCAATACGACTGGACGCCAACCATCTATGATCGTCCGGCCCAACTGTATGTCGGCATTGCTCATGCGGAAGTGGATTATACTAAATTCAGTGGCGGCGATGCCAACAGCTCTTCGCGTATTTACGGCCACTTCGACTTTCAACCGGTCGAGGATCTCACTCTGTTCGTCTTTGGTGCTTACACGGATCAGGACGATCTTGCCATGTTGCCCCTTCAAGTGAGCGCCGGCGCCAACTACAGGGGCCTCATCCCCGGGCGTGACGATGACCGCACCGTGGCCTTCGTTACCTATGGTCAACTCAGCGATGAATACGGTGATTCTATCGGCCAAGACCTTGACTACGAAATGGTCTATGAAGTCGGTCACCGCATCCAACTGACACCTGCCTTCTACATCCAGCCTGCGATCCAATACATCCAAAATCCGGGCGGCACCGGTGATATCGACGACGCTGTCGTTCTGGGGGCCTGGATCGGCGCATCCTTCTAA
- a CDS encoding SDR family oxidoreductase, which translates to MSQKNTTLEGKIAAVTGGASGIGLASTKGMVEAGAQVVVIDRDEAALASLNQEFGDRIIPLSIDLLDPVSCASMLPRILGKVDHLDIFHANAGLYVGGDLVDASSEAIDRMLNLNVNVVMKNVHDVLPHMIERGTGDIIVTSSLAAHYPTPWEPVYASSKWAINCFVQVVRRQVFKHGIRVGSISPGPVVTNLVSGWPEDKLKEAIATGSLIEPEEISDVVMFMLSRPRNVTIRDVVLMPTNFDL; encoded by the coding sequence ATGAGTCAGAAAAATACTACACTTGAAGGTAAAATCGCCGCCGTTACCGGAGGCGCATCCGGGATCGGGCTTGCCAGCACGAAAGGGATGGTTGAGGCCGGTGCCCAAGTCGTTGTGATTGATCGCGACGAAGCGGCTCTGGCCTCACTGAACCAAGAGTTTGGGGATCGCATTATCCCTCTGAGCATCGATCTTCTCGATCCTGTCAGTTGCGCGTCGATGTTGCCGAGAATATTAGGGAAGGTGGATCACCTTGACATTTTTCACGCAAACGCGGGTCTCTATGTTGGTGGCGACTTGGTCGATGCCAGTTCGGAAGCGATTGATCGCATGCTGAACCTCAACGTGAACGTCGTGATGAAAAACGTGCATGACGTGTTGCCTCACATGATCGAACGCGGAACCGGAGACATCATTGTGACGAGTTCGTTGGCCGCTCACTATCCGACACCATGGGAGCCGGTTTACGCATCCTCCAAGTGGGCAATCAATTGCTTCGTGCAGGTGGTCCGCCGCCAGGTTTTCAAGCACGGCATTCGTGTCGGGTCGATCTCGCCCGGACCGGTTGTCACGAACCTCGTCTCCGGGTGGCCGGAAGACAAACTTAAAGAGGCGATCGCAACCGGAAGCCTGATCGAGCCCGAAGAAATTTCCGATGTTGTCATGTTCATGCTCTCCCGACCACGCAACGTCACTATCCGCGACGTTGTCTTGATGCCCACGAACTTCGATCTCTAG
- a CDS encoding mannitol dehydrogenase family protein codes for MTTILNNANLGKLDSRIQVPSYERQAVKQSIMHVGVGGFHRAHQAVYADDLLSQGGDKSWGYCGVGLLKHDARMDEVMRAQDCLYTLVERGPEGNSARVIGSIGEFLYAPDHREAVLEQMASPKTRIVSMTITEGGYYFASNGELDAEHPDLLQDLKDAHAPSCSFGFLLEALDRRRQRGLAPFTIMSCDNVQGNGDVAKKMLTAYAELRDPSLRNWMDTNCLFPNSMVDRITPATTDELRTLVREEFGIEDGWPVMTEPFKQWVIEDHFIDGRPRWEDVGAQMTEDVLPYELMKLRLLNGTHQALCYIGMLLGKELVHETMEDSEIRTLCRRMMDEEATPTLSPVPGIDLTAYKDSVIERFANPAIRDQLSRIGIYGSSGIPKFVLPTIAEQLKRGGSIKLLSFVIASWFRFLNGLDESGKEMPMLDPMAGKLRERAKAAGSDAGPLLAMREVFSEELANAPLFVETVSAILKSFYDKGAAATLKDCIS; via the coding sequence ATGACGACTATATTAAACAATGCAAACCTCGGCAAGCTGGATTCTCGAATTCAAGTTCCGAGCTACGAAAGACAAGCAGTCAAGCAATCCATCATGCACGTGGGGGTGGGCGGTTTTCACCGGGCCCATCAGGCGGTCTATGCCGATGACTTACTAAGTCAGGGCGGTGACAAGTCTTGGGGCTATTGTGGAGTGGGCTTGCTCAAACATGATGCTCGTATGGATGAAGTCATGCGTGCGCAGGATTGTCTCTATACGCTGGTTGAACGGGGCCCGGAAGGTAACTCGGCACGAGTGATTGGTTCGATTGGTGAATTTCTTTATGCTCCGGATCACCGGGAAGCGGTGCTCGAGCAAATGGCATCACCGAAAACTCGTATCGTTTCGATGACAATTACCGAGGGTGGCTACTATTTCGCCTCGAACGGGGAGTTGGATGCGGAGCACCCCGACTTACTTCAAGACCTCAAGGATGCGCATGCGCCGTCGTGTTCGTTCGGATTCTTGCTTGAGGCTTTGGACCGGAGACGCCAACGCGGACTTGCTCCGTTCACCATCATGTCTTGCGATAATGTCCAGGGGAATGGCGATGTCGCCAAGAAAATGCTGACCGCCTACGCGGAGTTGAGAGACCCTTCGTTGAGAAACTGGATGGATACGAATTGCCTGTTCCCCAACAGCATGGTCGATCGCATCACCCCGGCCACGACCGATGAGCTTCGGACGCTGGTCCGCGAGGAATTTGGCATCGAAGACGGCTGGCCGGTGATGACCGAGCCCTTCAAGCAATGGGTTATCGAGGATCATTTTATCGATGGACGTCCGCGATGGGAAGACGTCGGTGCGCAGATGACCGAAGATGTGCTTCCTTATGAATTGATGAAACTCCGACTGCTCAACGGCACGCACCAGGCGCTCTGCTATATCGGTATGCTACTCGGTAAAGAGCTGGTTCATGAAACCATGGAAGATTCAGAAATCCGCACACTCTGTCGTCGAATGATGGATGAAGAGGCAACGCCGACCTTGTCGCCTGTTCCCGGCATCGACCTGACCGCATACAAGGACTCGGTGATCGAACGCTTCGCGAATCCGGCGATCCGTGATCAACTCTCCCGGATTGGTATCTACGGGTCCTCGGGCATTCCAAAGTTTGTGCTGCCAACTATCGCCGAGCAACTGAAACGGGGCGGCTCCATCAAGCTGCTCAGCTTTGTCATCGCATCCTGGTTCCGCTTCCTCAACGGCTTGGATGAATCGGGTAAGGAAATGCCGATGCTCGATCCCATGGCTGGGAAACTCCGGGAACGTGCCAAAGCGGCAGGAAGCGACGCGGGCCCGCTGCTGGCCATGCGGGAAGTGTTTAGCGAAGAGTTGGCCAATGCGCCGCTCTTTGTCGAAACGGTATCCGCCATACTAAAGAGCTTTTATGACAAGGGAGCCGCTGCGACCTTGAAGGACTGCATCAGTTGA
- a CDS encoding AAA family ATPase, giving the protein MNTIAISRLVGSEAGEIAKRLAESLGYDLVDKAVLQGTLQQYGLTRFGELYTSPPNLWDLANSKNLEIVSMLNDTMQALAHRGRTVILARGGYMALNQYSDVLKVRLHAPFPVRVDRVMAREGFVERSEAEQRVLADDKARIKFVERFYGKKWHDESHFDLVLNTDIIPLETIQTWMTEAVRVLESKKPRADSKVAQQCKVDPLLLSAIDQALERRISSW; this is encoded by the coding sequence ATGAATACGATCGCAATTTCCAGACTGGTTGGCAGCGAGGCCGGCGAAATCGCAAAACGCTTGGCTGAGTCTTTAGGCTACGATTTGGTCGATAAAGCGGTGCTGCAGGGGACACTGCAGCAATACGGACTGACACGCTTCGGCGAGCTTTATACTTCACCTCCCAATCTTTGGGATCTGGCCAATTCGAAGAATCTGGAAATCGTTTCGATGTTAAACGACACGATGCAGGCTCTGGCCCATCGCGGACGCACGGTTATTCTTGCACGAGGTGGCTATATGGCACTGAACCAATATAGCGACGTTCTCAAAGTTCGGCTTCATGCACCATTTCCTGTAAGAGTCGATCGTGTGATGGCACGCGAGGGGTTTGTGGAACGTTCTGAGGCAGAACAACGCGTTCTAGCAGATGACAAGGCTCGGATCAAATTCGTCGAACGCTTTTATGGTAAGAAATGGCATGACGAAAGCCACTTTGATTTGGTCCTCAATACGGACATTATCCCTCTGGAAACCATTCAAACATGGATGACTGAGGCCGTTCGCGTGCTTGAGTCCAAGAAACCACGTGCCGATAGCAAAGTGGCGCAACAGTGCAAGGTCGACCCGCTTTTACTGAGTGCAATCGACCAGGCTTTGGAACGGCGCATCTCATCATGGTGA
- a CDS encoding ABC transporter permease, translating to MGHFENLKGAAKAVDFAKQNGIYIVLFALVGFFSFASENFLVSNNLMNVARQVSMLGIAAVGFAFVLLLGGIDLSVGSNITLVNVVCGWFMVNAGMNPILAIVITLVMATLIGFANGWIIANIEMPPLIVTLAMMIIIEGVAYLVSKGLPIYGFSESFAVIGQGYLGPIPIPVVIMVVILAIGAFILNKTYFGRYFYAVGGNEEAAKLSGIKVKNVKYLVYSLSGFFAGVAGIVILSRTNSATVTAGKALEFEILTACVLGGVSVTGGVGRISNVVAGVLILGVLSNGMVLMNVTEFTQMVIKGSVLLIAVAFDCLQHRKAS from the coding sequence ATGGGACACTTTGAAAATTTAAAAGGCGCGGCCAAAGCCGTTGATTTCGCAAAACAGAACGGCATCTACATCGTGTTGTTCGCACTCGTTGGGTTCTTCTCATTTGCTTCGGAGAACTTTCTTGTCAGCAACAATCTCATGAACGTGGCACGTCAGGTCTCGATGCTTGGCATCGCGGCGGTTGGCTTCGCATTCGTCCTGCTGTTGGGGGGGATCGACCTCTCCGTGGGATCGAATATCACTCTGGTCAATGTGGTCTGCGGTTGGTTCATGGTGAATGCGGGGATGAATCCAATTTTGGCGATTGTTATAACCCTCGTCATGGCGACTTTGATCGGCTTCGCCAACGGCTGGATCATCGCCAATATTGAAATGCCCCCGCTCATTGTGACCCTCGCGATGATGATCATTATCGAGGGCGTGGCCTACCTCGTCAGCAAGGGTCTGCCTATCTATGGATTTTCCGAGTCTTTTGCTGTTATAGGGCAGGGCTACCTCGGACCGATACCGATACCTGTGGTCATCATGGTGGTGATTTTGGCAATCGGCGCCTTCATCCTGAATAAGACCTACTTCGGGCGCTATTTCTACGCCGTGGGCGGCAACGAGGAAGCCGCCAAGCTCTCCGGAATCAAGGTGAAGAACGTCAAGTATCTCGTATATTCGCTTTCCGGATTCTTCGCCGGCGTGGCGGGCATCGTGATTCTTTCTAGAACGAACTCAGCCACTGTAACCGCAGGCAAGGCCTTAGAGTTTGAAATCCTGACTGCCTGTGTGCTCGGTGGTGTCAGCGTGACCGGTGGTGTCGGGCGCATCTCCAATGTGGTGGCCGGGGTCTTGATCCTTGGTGTGCTCAGCAACGGCATGGTCTTGATGAATGTAACGGAGTTCACGCAAATGGTAATTAAGGGCTCTGTTCTCTTGATCGCTGTTGCCTTCGATTGCCTGCAGCATCGCAAGGCAAGTTAA
- a CDS encoding sugar ABC transporter ATP-binding protein, whose protein sequence is MNILELRNITKKYPGVIALNDVSIEFVKGEAHALVGENGAGKSTLIKSCTGAVKPNSGSIVIEGETFTSLTPQLSESHGIGVIYQEFNLVGELSVAENIFLGRAIRKGLFIDKKAMVREAAAIFEQFNIDIDPHTLVSHLTVGYQQLVEIAKALSQKARILIMDEPSAPLTSAEAERLYQVVEKLKAKGVTIIYISHRMEEIFRLTDRITVLRDGQKIDTVKTRETNMDDLVKLMVGRELKETYPQRKACISDEVLLDVENLSGNGVSDISFQIKKGEVLGFAGLIGAGRTETAELLFGAAKRTGGTVRLNGKEVHPKTPRDAIDSGIALVPEDRKGKGALLDMTIRSNTSMAVLERISKCFTIDRKEEKRLANEYKESIRIKTPSIEQKIKNLSGGNQQKVIIARWLASEPELVIFDEPTRGIDVGAKSEIYTLVNSLVEEGKSVLMISSEMEEVMGMSDRIVVLCDGKISGSLDRKDFNQESIMNLASQK, encoded by the coding sequence ATGAATATTCTAGAGCTACGGAATATCACGAAGAAATACCCCGGTGTGATCGCACTGAACGACGTCAGTATCGAGTTTGTCAAAGGGGAAGCGCATGCCCTGGTCGGTGAAAACGGTGCAGGTAAGTCGACCTTGATTAAAAGCTGCACGGGGGCGGTGAAGCCGAATTCCGGTAGTATCGTGATCGAAGGTGAAACATTTACCTCGCTCACTCCGCAGCTTTCCGAGTCACACGGAATCGGCGTGATCTATCAGGAATTCAATTTGGTCGGAGAGCTCTCCGTTGCGGAAAACATTTTCCTCGGCCGGGCCATTCGCAAAGGCCTGTTCATCGATAAGAAGGCCATGGTCCGCGAGGCGGCTGCGATCTTCGAGCAGTTTAATATTGATATCGATCCGCATACCTTGGTGAGTCATTTGACTGTGGGCTACCAGCAGCTTGTCGAGATCGCAAAGGCCTTGTCGCAGAAGGCCCGGATATTGATCATGGACGAACCTTCCGCTCCACTCACTTCGGCCGAAGCGGAACGTCTTTACCAAGTGGTGGAAAAACTGAAAGCCAAAGGGGTGACGATTATCTACATCTCGCACCGGATGGAGGAAATTTTCCGTCTCACCGATCGGATTACTGTTCTGAGGGATGGTCAGAAGATCGATACCGTCAAGACCCGCGAGACCAACATGGACGACCTTGTGAAACTCATGGTGGGGCGCGAATTGAAGGAGACCTATCCCCAGCGTAAGGCATGTATATCCGATGAGGTGCTGCTCGATGTGGAGAATCTTTCGGGTAACGGCGTCAGCGACATCAGCTTTCAAATTAAGAAGGGCGAAGTGCTCGGCTTTGCCGGCCTGATCGGTGCCGGTCGGACCGAAACAGCGGAGCTTCTTTTTGGCGCGGCGAAAAGGACCGGCGGCACCGTTCGTCTAAATGGTAAGGAGGTCCATCCGAAGACACCCAGGGATGCGATCGATAGTGGCATCGCACTCGTGCCTGAAGACCGGAAAGGCAAGGGTGCCTTGCTGGATATGACGATCCGAAGCAATACCAGTATGGCTGTGTTGGAGCGGATCTCCAAGTGCTTCACCATCGATAGAAAGGAAGAAAAGCGGCTCGCGAACGAGTATAAGGAATCGATCCGGATTAAAACCCCCTCGATTGAGCAGAAGATCAAGAACCTCAGTGGAGGAAATCAGCAAAAAGTGATCATCGCCCGCTGGCTCGCGTCCGAACCCGAACTTGTGATCTTCGACGAACCCACCCGTGGGATCGATGTCGGGGCCAAGTCCGAGATTTACACACTGGTGAACTCGCTCGTCGAAGAGGGGAAGTCCGTGCTGATGATCTCCTCTGAGATGGAGGAAGTTATGGGTATGTCCGACCGGATCGTTGTCCTGTGCGACGGCAAGATTTCGGGCAGCTTGGACCGCAAGGACTTTAATCAAGAAAGCATCATGAACTTGGCATCTCAAAAATAG
- a CDS encoding sugar ABC transporter substrate-binding protein yields MKKKLIGFLLCISALSIVGCGGSKDGSDETNAKVKVGMTVQTLSNPTWAGYCQAIEKKIKAEGGGMNYVACDSNAGKQITQIENFISSGMDVIIVHPADPEGVEFALKQARQAGIKVLAWDDNLKNADLAWLINNHDLGYTIGTHAAKWINEKLEGKAEVAILNYPQLPILLERGNGIRDAIVELAPNAKIVAESSAIDTKEGIAKMETIFQSNPNVKVVCSIGGGGSVGANEAAKAAAKITDDFGIFAADATQPELAAIKNNEGVRMSVTITGTNQDIADEIWKMVSLLHSGEPIETKEIYREFIPVTKDNVDEYLGK; encoded by the coding sequence ATGAAAAAGAAACTAATTGGATTCCTCCTTTGCATCTCCGCGCTTTCCATTGTCGGTTGCGGTGGAAGTAAGGACGGATCGGATGAGACAAATGCCAAGGTTAAGGTTGGCATGACTGTGCAAACCCTAAGCAACCCGACTTGGGCCGGATACTGCCAGGCGATCGAGAAAAAAATCAAAGCCGAAGGCGGCGGCATGAATTACGTGGCCTGCGATAGCAATGCCGGCAAACAGATCACACAAATCGAGAACTTCATCTCCAGCGGTATGGATGTTATTATCGTCCACCCGGCGGATCCTGAAGGTGTCGAGTTTGCTCTAAAACAAGCCCGTCAGGCCGGGATCAAGGTCCTTGCCTGGGATGACAACTTGAAGAATGCCGACCTCGCCTGGTTGATCAATAATCACGATTTAGGTTACACGATCGGCACGCATGCAGCCAAGTGGATCAACGAAAAGCTTGAGGGTAAAGCCGAGGTGGCCATTCTTAACTACCCGCAACTACCTATTTTACTCGAACGTGGTAATGGTATTCGTGATGCAATCGTCGAACTGGCTCCAAATGCCAAAATCGTGGCTGAAAGTAGCGCGATCGATACCAAAGAAGGGATCGCTAAGATGGAAACGATCTTCCAATCCAACCCGAATGTGAAAGTCGTTTGCTCGATCGGTGGCGGCGGTTCGGTCGGTGCCAACGAAGCGGCCAAGGCTGCTGCTAAAATCACCGACGACTTCGGTATCTTCGCCGCGGATGCGACCCAGCCTGAGTTGGCTGCCATCAAGAACAATGAAGGTGTTCGCATGTCTGTCACGATTACCGGGACCAATCAGGATATCGCCGACGAGATCTGGAAGATGGTGTCCTTGCTGCACTCCGGAGAGCCGATTGAGACAAAGGAAATTTACCGCGAGTTCATTCCCGTCACGAAAGACAACGTGGATGAATACTTAGGTAAGTAA